A window of Tautonia plasticadhaerens contains these coding sequences:
- a CDS encoding DUF423 domain-containing protein, with protein sequence MMGGAAWVRVGAILGGLAVVAGTFGAHGLEGKVEPGDLETFEVGVRYQMYHAFALIAVGLLAMRTGLGSGSASGASRALSASGWLFLVGSIVFPGSLYLLVLAGGTADWLGMIAPIGGLALIAGWFAMASACRADRFGPGAGAEELDGAGVGAEDPQRVA encoded by the coding sequence ATGATGGGCGGAGCGGCCTGGGTCCGAGTCGGGGCGATCCTGGGCGGGCTGGCGGTGGTCGCCGGGACGTTCGGGGCGCACGGCCTGGAGGGGAAGGTCGAGCCGGGCGACCTGGAGACGTTCGAGGTCGGCGTCAGGTACCAGATGTACCACGCCTTCGCCCTGATCGCCGTCGGCCTGCTGGCGATGCGGACCGGGCTCGGCTCCGGGTCGGCGTCGGGGGCGTCCCGGGCGCTGTCGGCCTCGGGCTGGCTGTTCCTGGTGGGGTCGATCGTCTTCCCGGGCAGCCTGTACCTGCTGGTGCTCGCCGGGGGCACGGCCGACTGGCTGGGGATGATCGCCCCGATCGGCGGCCTCGCGCTCATCGCCGGCTGGTTCGCGATGGCGTCCGCCTGCCGGGCCGACCGCTTCGGCCCCGGGGCCGGGGCCGAGGAGCTGGATGGGGCGGGCGTCGGGGCCGAGGACCCGCAGCGGGTGGCCTGA